The genomic DNA CGGTCAAGTGGCTACGGTGCCGGCATGGAGCAAGCACCGCCGAAGATCGTGGTTCTGGACGGCGTCACAACGAATCCGGGCGACGTCGACTGGTCGCCGTTGGAGGCGGTCGGCGATGTGACGATCAACGACCGATCCACGCCCGACCAGGCCGAGGAGCGGGCCGCGACAGCGACGGCGGTGATGACCAACAAGGTGCCCGTCGGCGAGGACCTGCTGGCACAGTGCCCGTCGATCGTCTACGCCGGCGTGCTCGCGACGGGGTTCAACCAGATCGATCTGGACGCCTGCCGACGACGCGGCGTCACGGTGACCAACATCCCGGCGTACTCGACCGAATCGACGGCCCAGCACGCGTTCGCGTTGCTGCTGGAGCTGACGAATCGCACCGGACGCATTGCGGCCAACTCGGCCGAGCGGTGGCCGGCGTCGAAGGACTTCAGCTACACGGAAGGGGCGATGACGGAACTGGACGGGCTGACGTGCGGCGTCGTCGGATTCGGCGCGATCGGGAAGGCGTTCTGCCGACGGGCCAGGGCGTTCGGCATGAAGGTCGTCGCCCACACCGCCGACCCGGCCAAGCACGAGGCGGCGGCGAACGAGATCGGCGTGACGTTCGTCTCGCTCGACGAATTGCTGTCGACCAGCGATGCGATCAGCCTCCACTGTCCGCTGACGGACGACACCAAAGGCCTCATCGGTGGCGGGAACATCGGCAAGCTGAAGAAGGGCGTGCTTCTTGTAAACACCGGTCGCGGGCCGTTGCTCGACGAGGCAGACGTGGCCGAGGCGTTGCGGGACGGCACGATCGCGCAGGCCGGTGTGGACGTGCTGTCGACCGAACCGCCGTCGAAGGACAATCCCCTGCTGTCGGCCCCAAACATCGTCGTCACGCCGCACGTCGCTTGGGCGACGCGTGCCGCGCGGCTTCGGCTCATCGACATCGCGGCCGACAACGTCCGCAGCTTTTTCGCCGGCGAGCCGAAGAACGTCGTGTCGTAGTCTGCCCGTCCAGTGAGCGCGATTTCGACGGAGAATGTGAACGTTCTGGGGTTCGCCCCGCTGCGCAGCCCGGCCGAGCTGTCGAAGGCGGTGCCGGCGTCGGACGAGGTGCGGCGGCAGGTGCTGGAGAGCCGGACGGAGATCGCGCGGGTCTTGTCGGGCGAGGACGATCGGCTCCTGGCGATCGTGGGGCCTTGCAGCGTTCATGATGTCGCCGCGGCCGGGGAGTTTGCCGAGAGGCTCGCTGCACTGGCCGCTGAACTGAAGGAGCGGGTGCGGGTGGTGATGCGGGTCTACTTCGAGAAGCCGCGGACGACGACTGGATGGAAAGGGCTCATCAACGATCCGTTCCTCTACAGCGATCGCGAGTTCGACATGGACACGGGGTTGCGGATCGCGCGGGAGCTGCTGTTGAAAGTGGCCGAGCATGGGCTGCCGGCGGCGACGGAGTTTTTGGACCCGTTCACGCCGCAGTACCTCGATGATCTGGTCAGCTGGGCGGCCATCGGGGCGCGGACCACCGAAAGTCAGACGCACCGCCAGATGGCCAGCGGGTTGTCGATGCCGGTGGGCTTCAAGAACGCGACGACTGGCGACGTGCAGGTCGCGCTGGACGCGATGAAGGCGGCGGGTGGTCGGCACCACTTCCTCGGCATCGACGACGACGGCCGGGCCGCGATCGTGCGGACGCGGGGCAACCCGACGAGCCACGTCATCTTGCGTGGCGGGAACAAGCGGTCGAACTTCGCGGCCGAGGACGTCGCCGACGCGGCCGAGCGACTCCGGTCGGCCGGTTTGCCGCCTCGACTGATGGTCGATTGCTCGCACGCGAACTCGCACAAGAAGCACGAGCAGCAGGAGGTGGCGTTCCGAAGCGTGGTCGAGCAGCGGCAGGCAGGCGACTCGCCGGTGATCGGCGTGATGATCGAGGCCAACCTGAACGCGGGTCGCCAGAACCTCCCCGACGACCCGGCCTCGCGAGCTGATCTCCGCTACGGCGTCAGCGTGACCGATGCCTGTGTCGCGTTCGACGAGCTAGCGGCGATGCTGCGGTCGGTGGGCTGACCGTGCGTCCTGGGGATCATGAGATGAATCGGCGCCCGCTCCCGACTTACAGGTTAAGCATCGACTGCATCTTGACGCCGAGGGTTGAGCGAAGCGATGCCCCGGAGCGACTTCCCGAACAGGCTTCGTACACAGTCCGCTCCGGGGCATCGCTTCGCTC from Planctomycetota bacterium includes the following:
- a CDS encoding 3-deoxy-7-phosphoheptulonate synthase gives rise to the protein MSAISTENVNVLGFAPLRSPAELSKAVPASDEVRRQVLESRTEIARVLSGEDDRLLAIVGPCSVHDVAAAGEFAERLAALAAELKERVRVVMRVYFEKPRTTTGWKGLINDPFLYSDREFDMDTGLRIARELLLKVAEHGLPAATEFLDPFTPQYLDDLVSWAAIGARTTESQTHRQMASGLSMPVGFKNATTGDVQVALDAMKAAGGRHHFLGIDDDGRAAIVRTRGNPTSHVILRGGNKRSNFAAEDVADAAERLRSAGLPPRLMVDCSHANSHKKHEQQEVAFRSVVEQRQAGDSPVIGVMIEANLNAGRQNLPDDPASRADLRYGVSVTDACVAFDELAAMLRSVG
- a CDS encoding D-2-hydroxyacid dehydrogenase, yielding MEQAPPKIVVLDGVTTNPGDVDWSPLEAVGDVTINDRSTPDQAEERAATATAVMTNKVPVGEDLLAQCPSIVYAGVLATGFNQIDLDACRRRGVTVTNIPAYSTESTAQHAFALLLELTNRTGRIAANSAERWPASKDFSYTEGAMTELDGLTCGVVGFGAIGKAFCRRARAFGMKVVAHTADPAKHEAAANEIGVTFVSLDELLSTSDAISLHCPLTDDTKGLIGGGNIGKLKKGVLLVNTGRGPLLDEADVAEALRDGTIAQAGVDVLSTEPPSKDNPLLSAPNIVVTPHVAWATRAARLRLIDIAADNVRSFFAGEPKNVVS